Proteins from a single region of Crassaminicella profunda:
- a CDS encoding AroM family protein encodes MKKVQITLLVEESKELIARAVVNHKDVKKSLIGGKVVLKGGTTVSRISEKIADKPLRICGRITKRGTVANLTNNEYAHTLLIENNKTKNIDNIVDEEFSKLNGRDLVIIGANAIDYFGNAAIMAGSPGGGSIGKNMSFLYTEDVRVIIPVGLEKFIPGDITEIIKNSSRKGKDFSYGMAVGLIPVFGEIITEIEAIKIFSNVACQVIGAGGLDGANGSVTLEIWGEDQEVSKILEVVKDIKSSEVKVSGELTSLEECEAICESCKRHLACAYKLKKVEDEKKTKLGIITIGQSPRIDLTQDIREILNKNITVIELGVLDKYTYEEVIERFSSNDKEDILVSRMRDGKQIVLREEKVINELQNCIDEIEKKVDMVLLLCTGKFPKFNHKKPLIIPQNLLHSIVSKLESNNKIGAIIPDIGQIEQNKRWWSTVNMNLEIEVASPYKEIENIQKVATRFKDKPINYIVLDCMGYSVEMKKLVSKESGKKVILPRTLIARVINELSQQ; translated from the coding sequence ATGAAAAAAGTTCAGATTACCCTTTTGGTAGAAGAGTCAAAGGAACTTATTGCTAGGGCTGTTGTCAATCATAAAGATGTAAAAAAAAGCCTCATAGGTGGAAAAGTAGTACTAAAAGGAGGCACAACTGTATCAAGAATAAGTGAAAAAATAGCAGATAAACCTCTTAGAATATGTGGACGAATAACAAAGAGAGGAACTGTAGCTAATCTAACAAATAATGAGTATGCCCATACACTATTAATTGAAAATAATAAAACTAAAAATATTGATAATATAGTAGATGAAGAATTTAGTAAGCTCAATGGAAGAGATTTAGTTATTATAGGGGCAAATGCAATAGATTATTTTGGTAATGCTGCAATAATGGCTGGAAGCCCAGGTGGAGGCAGTATAGGAAAGAATATGAGTTTTTTATATACAGAAGATGTTAGGGTGATAATACCAGTAGGGCTTGAAAAATTCATACCTGGGGATATAACCGAAATCATTAAAAATTCTTCTCGAAAAGGAAAAGATTTTTCTTATGGAATGGCAGTTGGCTTAATTCCAGTGTTTGGAGAAATTATCACTGAAATAGAAGCTATAAAGATTTTTTCAAATGTTGCGTGTCAGGTAATTGGAGCAGGTGGATTAGATGGTGCAAATGGTAGTGTTACATTAGAAATATGGGGAGAAGATCAAGAAGTAAGTAAGATACTAGAAGTTGTGAAGGATATTAAATCATCTGAAGTGAAAGTGTCAGGAGAATTAACTTCTTTGGAAGAATGTGAAGCTATATGTGAATCTTGTAAACGTCATTTAGCTTGTGCTTATAAACTTAAGAAAGTTGAAGATGAAAAGAAAACCAAGCTTGGAATTATTACTATAGGACAATCTCCAAGAATAGATCTTACACAGGATATTCGAGAAATATTAAATAAGAATATTACTGTAATTGAATTGGGAGTATTAGATAAGTACACATATGAAGAAGTAATTGAGAGATTTAGTTCAAATGATAAAGAAGATATTCTTGTTTCTAGAATGAGAGATGGAAAACAAATAGTTTTAAGGGAAGAGAAAGTCATAAATGAATTACAAAATTGCATTGATGAAATAGAGAAAAAGGTTGATATGGTACTTTTATTATGTACTGGAAAATTTCCTAAATTTAATCATAAAAAACCTTTAATAATTCCTCAGAACCTACTTCATTCGATTGTATCAAAATTAGAATCTAATAATAAAATAGGTGCGATTATTCCAGATATAGGACAAATAGAACAAAACAAAAGATGGTGGAGCACTGTTAATATGAATTTAGAGATTGAAGTAGCCTCACCATATAAAGAAATTGAAAACATACAAAAAGTTGCTACAAGATTTAAAGATAAACCTATTAATTATATTGTTTTAGATTGCATGGGGTATTCAGTAGAGATGAAAAAATTAGTAAGCAAAGAGTCAGGTAAAAAAGTTATATTACCTAGAACGCTCATAGCTAGAGTAATCAATGAATTATCGCAACAATAA
- a CDS encoding OPT/YSL family transporter, translating into MEKMKKVRAHPSPLEPGTLILIIILSAMGAIVGLELITRLGTTPNTSIIGALVAIVLAQVPFAFLKKYKDVNRQNLLQTAISGSTFSAANGLMLPIGVIFLMGRPDLVWPMLTGAALAVITDATILYFSFDSQAFPAQGAWPPGIATAEAIKTAAEKGKSGIVLVLGIIGGAVGKYFGIPMDILGVAFIGNAFALTAFGIGLLTRGYFPQFTDIDLMKVYLPHGTMIGAGLVALIQIIKIIKSEKNSEDENKYKVTRSAKDLKKGLGKGYFVYIGIALLLAVVTGLMTEMSFGMLVLWVIFAATAAIVSELIVGIAAMYSGWFPAFATALIFLVLGMLIGFPPVALALLVGFTASTGPAFADMAYDFKAGWVLRGEGKDIEFEKEGRKQQYIAEIIAFMVAILMVGFVHQFYFAQDLIPPVDRVYVATIEAGTNPEVAKYLLLWAIPGAIIQFVGGPSKQLGVLFATGLLIKSPIAGITVLVGLGIRYLVLKIKGKEAEGMLYIVGAGSIAGAALFSFFKSTIRLGKIK; encoded by the coding sequence ATGGAAAAAATGAAAAAAGTAAGAGCACATCCTTCGCCATTAGAACCTGGTACGCTGATTCTTATTATTATACTATCAGCTATGGGAGCTATTGTAGGTCTTGAATTAATTACAAGATTAGGTACAACACCTAATACATCTATTATAGGTGCATTAGTAGCAATCGTATTAGCTCAAGTACCATTTGCATTTTTAAAAAAGTATAAAGATGTAAATCGACAAAATTTATTACAAACTGCTATTTCTGGCTCTACATTTTCAGCAGCTAATGGACTTATGTTACCTATTGGTGTAATATTCTTAATGGGTAGACCAGATTTAGTATGGCCAATGCTAACTGGTGCTGCTTTGGCTGTAATTACAGATGCAACGATTCTATATTTCTCATTTGATTCTCAAGCTTTTCCAGCTCAGGGGGCATGGCCTCCAGGGATTGCAACAGCTGAAGCTATTAAGACTGCTGCAGAAAAAGGTAAGAGTGGGATTGTACTTGTATTAGGGATCATTGGGGGTGCAGTAGGTAAATACTTTGGTATTCCTATGGATATTTTAGGTGTTGCATTTATTGGTAATGCTTTTGCACTTACTGCATTTGGTATAGGCTTATTAACTAGAGGTTACTTTCCACAATTTACGGATATTGATTTAATGAAAGTATATTTACCACATGGTACGATGATAGGTGCTGGTTTAGTTGCACTCATTCAAATTATTAAGATTATAAAAAGTGAAAAAAATTCTGAAGATGAAAATAAATATAAAGTTACGAGAAGTGCAAAAGACCTTAAGAAAGGTTTAGGAAAGGGATACTTTGTATATATTGGTATAGCTTTATTATTAGCTGTTGTTACTGGACTCATGACTGAAATGTCATTTGGTATGCTTGTATTATGGGTAATTTTTGCTGCAACAGCGGCAATAGTATCTGAATTGATTGTTGGTATTGCTGCTATGTATTCAGGTTGGTTTCCTGCATTTGCTACAGCATTAATCTTCTTAGTATTGGGAATGCTTATTGGATTTCCACCAGTTGCGTTAGCATTATTAGTAGGTTTTACAGCTTCTACGGGTCCAGCATTTGCTGACATGGCTTATGATTTCAAAGCTGGTTGGGTTCTTAGAGGAGAAGGAAAAGATATTGAATTTGAAAAAGAAGGTAGAAAGCAACAATATATAGCAGAAATTATTGCGTTTATGGTTGCCATTTTAATGGTTGGGTTTGTGCATCAATTCTACTTTGCTCAGGATTTAATTCCACCTGTAGATAGAGTTTATGTTGCAACTATTGAAGCTGGTACAAATCCAGAAGTAGCTAAATACTTATTATTATGGGCTATTCCTGGTGCGATTATTCAATTTGTTGGTGGACCATCAAAGCAGTTAGGGGTACTTTTTGCTACAGGTTTATTAATCAAATCACCAATCGCTGGAATTACTGTACTCGTTGGTCTAGGAATCAGATATTTAGTTCTTAAGATTAAGGGGAAAGAAGCTGAAGGAATGTTATATATTGTAGGTGCTGGTTCTATTGCAGGTGCTGCATTATTTAGCTTCTTTAAATCAACTATAAGACTTGGAAAAATTAAATAA
- a CDS encoding PucR family transcriptional regulator, whose product MKVREILNLNNNLKGLKILAGEKGLDREIKDIEILEIPDGIYWINEGDLAITTAYFLYKEGSGLISWIELLNEKGAAGLGIKTDRFLKKIPVETIKKANELNFPLIEIPIHVGYSDMTWPIISKILGEKDYINFRLEKYNEELLNLSLKNYSTRDVFRIIKKYMKNSFVAFSFYNNKIKCITKNEKKFPIDNIISIINENHEMIDTSTDFFCINRDNKKIWINALRVEGEIIGYFSIISYDDSYIKLDLKIAKLSCSYLIVSMLLEKSYDYSRYNSKEDFLKSVIYKKITNKIKLKRDAAYYNITFDLRRIIWIMEINSKEELQNDLHKIYEIINNKVKYNKIHIIFENNKIICISSEKENIYRKTWFEHLLKEFEYKFPKYSFKIGVSKIFDSLDKLSIAYDEARFCLENGLKLEMGNIQLFDDLIVYYVLNEIARHPQLIRLYEDTIKKLKDHDINYGTELVKTISSYIENNNNVLKTAEDLYIHRNTLYKRIRKIESIIDLNIKSSDKNLIMSLGLKLHKLYSR is encoded by the coding sequence ATGAAGGTAAGAGAAATTTTAAACTTAAATAATAATCTAAAAGGTTTAAAAATTTTAGCAGGTGAAAAAGGTCTTGATAGAGAGATAAAAGATATTGAAATTTTAGAGATACCAGATGGTATATATTGGATAAATGAAGGCGATTTAGCTATAACGACTGCATATTTTTTATATAAAGAAGGTAGTGGCTTGATTTCTTGGATTGAATTGTTAAATGAAAAAGGTGCTGCAGGACTAGGAATAAAAACAGATAGATTTTTAAAAAAGATCCCTGTAGAAACTATAAAAAAAGCAAATGAATTGAACTTTCCATTGATTGAGATACCTATACATGTAGGTTATAGTGATATGACATGGCCTATAATTAGTAAGATCTTAGGAGAAAAGGATTATATAAACTTTAGACTTGAAAAATACAATGAGGAATTACTTAATTTAAGCTTAAAGAACTATAGTACAAGAGATGTGTTTCGTATAATAAAAAAATATATGAAAAATTCATTTGTAGCATTTTCTTTTTATAACAATAAAATAAAATGTATAACAAAAAATGAAAAAAAATTTCCCATAGACAATATTATTTCTATTATAAATGAAAATCATGAGATGATAGATACTTCTACAGATTTTTTTTGTATAAATAGAGATAATAAAAAAATATGGATTAATGCTTTGAGGGTGGAAGGTGAAATAATAGGATATTTTTCAATTATTTCTTATGACGATAGTTATATAAAGCTTGATTTAAAGATAGCTAAATTGTCATGCTCTTATTTAATAGTGAGTATGTTATTAGAAAAATCTTATGACTATTCGAGGTATAATTCTAAAGAAGATTTTTTAAAATCGGTTATATATAAAAAAATTACTAATAAGATAAAATTAAAAAGGGATGCTGCCTATTATAACATTACATTTGATTTAAGAAGAATTATATGGATTATGGAAATAAATTCAAAAGAAGAGCTTCAGAATGATTTACATAAAATTTATGAAATAATAAATAACAAGGTGAAATATAATAAGATACATATAATTTTTGAAAATAATAAAATTATTTGTATTAGTAGTGAAAAAGAAAATATATATCGTAAAACTTGGTTTGAGCATTTACTAAAAGAATTTGAATATAAATTTCCCAAATATAGCTTTAAAATAGGTGTGAGTAAAATCTTTGATAGTTTAGATAAATTATCCATTGCTTATGATGAAGCAAGATTTTGTCTTGAAAATGGCTTGAAATTAGAAATGGGAAATATTCAATTATTTGATGATTTAATTGTATATTATGTTTTAAACGAAATAGCTAGGCATCCACAATTAATTAGATTATACGAGGATACTATAAAAAAATTAAAGGATCATGATATAAACTATGGGACAGAGCTTGTAAAAACTATCAGTAGCTATATAGAAAACAATAATAATGTACTTAAAACTGCTGAAGATTTATACATACATAGAAATACATTATATAAAAGGATTAGAAAGATAGAAAGTATTATCGATTTAAATATAAAAAGTTCAGATAAAAATTTGATTATGAGTTTAGGTTTGAAACTTCATAAATTATATAGTAGATAA
- a CDS encoding M20/M25/M40 family metallo-hydrolase: MVNKERIVHKFIEYVQRDSETGNEGKFSGFLVKEMKSIGMKVWTDSAGEIVGSNGNNVYGYLEGNLDIEPILFSSHMDTVKPGVGIKPIIKDSVIYSSENTILGSDDKSGVNAILEAIRMIKENNLSHGPIEVVFTICEEGGLRGSKNLEYNKIKSKKAFVFDSSGEVGKIIVQAPAQDKINVKVIGKPSHAGVAPEEGISAIQVASEAITNMKLLRIDEETTANVGVFNGGKVTNIICPEVEIVAETRSLNNEKLRVQSEHMIECFKKASEKYGAKLECEVTNMYKAFKIEKDDNLVKTVENVCNKLGIKSNATSTGGGSDANIYNYNGIKAINLGTGMSKAHTLEEHITIQSLIDITNVALGLMLREQ; encoded by the coding sequence ATGGTAAATAAAGAAAGAATAGTTCATAAGTTTATTGAATATGTACAGAGAGACAGTGAAACAGGAAATGAAGGTAAGTTTTCTGGATTTTTAGTTAAAGAAATGAAATCTATTGGAATGAAGGTTTGGACTGACAGTGCAGGTGAAATAGTTGGTTCAAATGGAAATAATGTATATGGTTATTTAGAAGGTAATTTAGATATTGAGCCAATCTTATTTAGTAGTCATATGGATACTGTAAAGCCAGGTGTGGGGATAAAGCCTATTATAAAAGATAGTGTAATATACAGCAGTGAAAATACAATACTAGGAAGTGATGATAAATCCGGAGTAAATGCTATATTAGAAGCTATCAGAATGATTAAAGAAAATAACTTATCTCATGGGCCCATTGAGGTAGTATTCACTATTTGTGAAGAAGGTGGTTTAAGAGGCTCTAAGAATCTTGAATATAATAAAATAAAATCTAAAAAGGCTTTTGTTTTTGATAGCAGTGGTGAAGTAGGAAAAATAATTGTACAAGCACCAGCTCAAGATAAAATAAATGTGAAAGTAATAGGTAAACCATCTCATGCAGGTGTAGCTCCAGAGGAAGGTATTAGTGCTATTCAAGTTGCTTCTGAAGCAATCACAAATATGAAACTTCTCAGAATAGACGAAGAAACAACAGCAAATGTTGGTGTTTTTAATGGAGGAAAAGTCACTAATATTATTTGTCCAGAGGTAGAAATTGTGGCAGAGACAAGGAGTTTGAATAATGAAAAGCTAAGGGTCCAATCAGAGCATATGATAGAGTGCTTTAAAAAGGCATCAGAAAAATATGGAGCTAAATTAGAGTGTGAAGTAACTAATATGTATAAAGCATTTAAAATAGAAAAAGATGATAACCTTGTAAAAACTGTAGAAAATGTTTGTAACAAGCTTGGTATAAAATCAAATGCAACTTCTACAGGAGGTGGGAGTGATGCAAATATTTATAATTATAATGGAATAAAGGCAATAAATTTAGGTACAGGTATGTCGAAAGCACACACATTAGAAGAACATATAACTATACAGAGTTTAATTGATATTACCAATGTTGCATTAGGGCTCATGTTAAGAGAACAATAA
- a CDS encoding DNA polymerase Y family protein has product MKKVRTIFHIDVNSAYLSWEAVYRLQHGESIDLREIPSIVGGDPKTRHGIVLTKSIPAKKYKIQTGETIYSALQKCPNLTIVPPTYGLYIKCSNAMVEMLKEYSPTIQRYSVDECFLDYTNMEKHFGDPITAAHTIKDRIHKELGFTVNIGVSVNKFLAKMASDFTKPNRVHTLYPKEVPEKMWPLPIEDLFMVGRATAPKLHKIGICTIGDLAKCNLEHIRYMLKSHGKMIWKYANGIEDSKVRLSNYENMKGIGNSTTIAFDVDDKRTAHMILLGLTETVSLRLRDAKYCCKVITVEIKNKDFMRYTHQRKLFAPTDTTNQIYKVVKELFNESWKGESIRHLGVRVSDFCTNQFQQRSFFDEVNLEKTKALDATIDKIRSNFGSNSIVRASFLHSRIKPLIGGVGTQDYLMMSSLL; this is encoded by the coding sequence ATGAAAAAGGTAAGAACGATTTTTCATATAGATGTAAATTCTGCATACCTTTCATGGGAAGCGGTATATAGGTTACAACATGGGGAATCAATTGACCTACGAGAGATTCCATCTATTGTAGGAGGAGATCCAAAGACTAGGCATGGTATTGTATTGACTAAATCTATACCAGCAAAAAAATATAAGATTCAAACAGGAGAGACAATATACTCTGCATTGCAGAAATGTCCTAATCTTACTATAGTACCACCGACCTATGGATTATATATTAAATGCAGTAATGCAATGGTAGAAATGCTTAAAGAATATTCACCAACAATTCAAAGATATTCTGTGGACGAATGTTTCTTAGATTATACCAATATGGAAAAACATTTCGGTGATCCTATCACTGCAGCACATACAATTAAAGATAGAATACATAAAGAACTTGGGTTTACTGTGAATATTGGTGTATCAGTAAATAAGTTTTTAGCAAAAATGGCCTCAGATTTCACAAAACCTAATAGAGTACACACTTTATATCCTAAAGAGGTACCTGAGAAGATGTGGCCACTGCCGATAGAGGATTTATTTATGGTAGGTAGGGCGACAGCACCTAAACTTCATAAAATAGGAATTTGCACTATTGGGGATTTAGCAAAGTGTAACCTTGAACATATAAGATATATGCTTAAAAGCCATGGAAAAATGATCTGGAAATATGCCAACGGTATTGAAGATTCAAAAGTAAGATTAAGTAATTATGAAAATATGAAAGGGATAGGGAACTCAACAACAATAGCATTTGATGTAGATGATAAAAGAACAGCACATATGATTCTTCTAGGATTAACGGAGACCGTGTCTCTGCGGTTAAGAGATGCAAAATATTGCTGTAAGGTAATAACTGTAGAAATTAAGAATAAAGACTTCATGAGATACACACATCAAAGAAAGTTATTTGCGCCTACAGATACAACCAATCAAATTTATAAAGTTGTAAAGGAATTATTTAATGAATCATGGAAAGGCGAATCTATAAGACATTTAGGAGTTCGAGTATCTGATTTTTGTACAAATCAATTCCAGCAAAGATCATTTTTTGACGAAGTGAATCTGGAGAAAACTAAAGCATTGGACGCTACTATAGATAAAATACGATCAAACTTTGGTAGCAATTCAATTGTACGAGCAAGCTTTTTGCATTCTAGAATAAAGCCACTAATTGGTGGAGTAGGTACGCAAGATTATCTAATGATGTCAAGTTTATTATAA
- a CDS encoding VOC family protein, which translates to MIQSIVHIALVVKDYDEAIEFYTKKLHFTLIEDTYQPEQDKRWVVVSPPGSSGTTLLLARASKHEQESFIGNQAGGRIFLFLGTDNFWRDYNEMIEKGIEFVRDPKEQSYGTVAVFKDLYGNLWDLVEFKENHPMAKRVK; encoded by the coding sequence ATGATACAATCTATTGTACACATAGCGTTAGTAGTGAAAGACTATGATGAAGCCATTGAATTTTATACAAAGAAACTCCATTTTACATTAATAGAAGATACATACCAACCAGAACAAGATAAGCGATGGGTGGTAGTGTCTCCACCAGGTTCATCAGGAACTACATTATTACTTGCAAGAGCTTCTAAACATGAACAAGAATCATTTATTGGAAATCAAGCAGGAGGACGTATTTTTCTATTTCTTGGAACAGATAATTTTTGGCGAGACTACAACGAAATGATAGAAAAAGGCATAGAATTTGTTAGAGATCCTAAAGAACAATCATATGGTACAGTAGCAGTATTCAAAGATTTGTATGGAAATTTATGGGATTTGGTTGAATTTAAAGAAAATCATCCGATGGCTAAACGCGTAAAATAA
- a CDS encoding GNAT family N-acetyltransferase: MENSLKYQIKVLKMEELEKALALIYNVFMEFEAPHYSEQGIKTFTDFIAFNSIKNMIQDDSLNFWVCYDRKKIVGVIAMKEVSHLGMLFVDKNYHRKGIARHLFETVLTMVRNNFKIKEITVNSSRYAVEFYHKLGFQDTNLEQIVDGIRFTPMKLQIEEI; the protein is encoded by the coding sequence GTGGAAAATTCGCTTAAATATCAAATTAAAGTTTTAAAGATGGAGGAGTTAGAAAAAGCATTGGCACTTATATACAATGTTTTTATGGAATTTGAAGCTCCTCATTATTCTGAACAGGGTATAAAAACATTTACAGATTTTATAGCATTTAATTCAATTAAAAATATGATTCAGGATGATAGTTTAAACTTTTGGGTATGCTATGATAGAAAAAAAATTGTTGGAGTTATTGCCATGAAGGAAGTAAGCCACCTTGGTATGTTATTTGTAGATAAAAACTATCACAGGAAGGGAATAGCTAGGCATCTATTTGAAACAGTACTGACCATGGTTAGAAATAATTTTAAGATAAAAGAAATAACGGTTAATTCATCACGTTATGCCGTAGAATTTTATCATAAGTTAGGTTTTCAAGATACTAATTTAGAACAGATTGTTGATGGTATAAGGTTTACACCCATGAAATTGCAGATTGAGGAAATATGA
- a CDS encoding DUF3658 domain-containing protein has product MLEVVFSDSTKGSMKIAKNYDEKSMHGGAIGYIGKKPSKAESKKHFEVVLKKHFEGQAIGGDSQDAVYIGFALDIGDISGEFDGTERQNVFQKVWGRFGFDDNKQEQFFYNQRKDMEKLLSAATNGTPIRIWQSNTPYSTCGFYFICNVLRNIDCEISVVSLPEYKQISENEIVSYSDWGQIEPGKFYQFLPLERQLSQSEKRMFSNRWCDLVRENAPLRAVVNGKLISVPEDYYDFIITKNIPDDDFLMARLIGEIMGNYELGVSDSWYALRIDKMIEENKLIIVENKDMSHPYGKVLKKVMV; this is encoded by the coding sequence ATGCTTGAAGTTGTATTTAGTGATAGCACGAAAGGTTCTATGAAAATAGCAAAAAACTATGATGAAAAAAGTATGCATGGTGGAGCTATCGGATATATTGGAAAAAAGCCATCCAAAGCTGAATCAAAGAAACACTTTGAAGTTGTATTAAAGAAACACTTTGAAGGTCAGGCTATTGGCGGAGATTCACAAGATGCAGTTTATATAGGATTTGCATTGGATATTGGGGATATATCCGGTGAATTTGATGGTACTGAGCGTCAAAATGTTTTTCAAAAAGTATGGGGACGATTTGGTTTTGACGATAATAAACAGGAACAATTTTTTTATAATCAACGCAAAGATATGGAAAAACTTTTGTCTGCTGCAACCAACGGCACTCCAATACGAATTTGGCAGAGCAACACCCCTTATTCGACTTGCGGGTTTTACTTCATTTGCAATGTATTAAGAAATATTGATTGTGAAATAAGCGTTGTTTCATTACCGGAATATAAGCAAATATCTGAGAATGAAATTGTTAGCTATAGCGACTGGGGGCAAATAGAGCCAGGAAAATTTTATCAATTCTTGCCTTTGGAAAGACAATTATCTCAATCTGAAAAACGAATGTTTAGTAACCGTTGGTGTGACTTGGTAAGGGAAAACGCCCCATTAAGAGCTGTTGTAAACGGAAAGTTGATTTCTGTTCCCGAAGATTATTATGATTTCATTATTACAAAAAATATTCCTGACGATGATTTCCTTATGGCTCGTTTAATTGGTGAGATTATGGGAAATTACGAGTTGGGTGTTAGTGATAGTTGGTATGCTTTGCGTATAGATAAGATGATTGAGGAGAACAAACTGATTATTGTTGAGAATAAGGATATGTCACATCCTTATGGAAAAGTTTTGAAGAAAGTAATGGTATGA
- a CDS encoding YraN family protein, translating to MNSIKNLGVFGEQIAAEYLRKFQYKIVQLNYRCRFGEIDIIAYKNNTYIFVEVKTRRNLSFGRPIEAINKKKKIHLLKVGQYYMQRLKGKDYNFRFDAIEVMVDPLKPPSINHIENIIL from the coding sequence ATGAATAGTATAAAAAATTTAGGTGTATTTGGTGAGCAAATTGCAGCAGAATATTTGAGGAAATTTCAATATAAAATTGTTCAATTAAATTATAGATGTAGATTTGGAGAGATAGATATTATTGCATATAAAAATAATACGTATATATTCGTTGAGGTAAAAACAAGAAGAAACTTATCTTTTGGGAGACCTATAGAAGCCATTAATAAGAAAAAGAAAATACATCTTTTAAAAGTAGGTCAGTACTATATGCAAAGATTAAAGGGGAAAGATTATAATTTTCGATTTGATGCTATAGAAGTTATGGTTGACCCTTTGAAACCTCCTAGTATAAATCATATAGAGAATATCATTTTATGA
- a CDS encoding magnesium chelatase domain-containing protein codes for MLSRVYSCVLKGLDGNLTAVEVDISNGLPALVIVGLPDVAVKESKERVRSAIKNSGFDFPMKRITINLAPANMKKEGTHFDLPMALGILQASHQIESMDLEEFAFIGELSLNGSLNRVTGVLPLVIALRNQGIKKIILSKSNADEAAMIKDLQIYPFENLRDIVKYFQGELTVEPYIIDRSDNESTGSYEEDFQDVVGQEMVKRAFQIAAAGGHNILDL; via the coding sequence TTGCTATCTAGAGTTTACAGCTGTGTATTAAAAGGGTTAGATGGTAATCTTACAGCAGTTGAAGTAGATATATCAAATGGACTTCCTGCACTAGTTATAGTAGGGCTTCCAGATGTAGCCGTTAAAGAGTCAAAAGAAAGAGTAAGATCTGCAATAAAGAACTCTGGATTTGATTTTCCGATGAAAAGAATTACCATCAATTTGGCCCCTGCAAATATGAAAAAAGAAGGGACTCATTTTGATTTACCTATGGCGTTAGGAATATTACAAGCATCACACCAGATAGAAAGTATGGATCTTGAAGAATTTGCGTTTATAGGAGAATTATCATTAAATGGAAGTCTTAATAGGGTTACGGGTGTATTACCTCTTGTTATAGCGCTGAGAAATCAAGGAATCAAAAAAATTATATTATCCAAGAGCAATGCAGACGAAGCTGCAATGATTAAAGATCTACAAATTTATCCGTTTGAAAATCTAAGAGATATTGTAAAATACTTTCAAGGAGAATTAACTGTAGAGCCTTATATAATAGATAGAAGTGATAATGAAAGTACTGGGTCTTATGAAGAAGATTTTCAAGATGTGGTAGGACAAGAAATGGTGAAAAGAGCATTTCAAATTGCAGCAGCAGGAGGACATAATATACTAGATTTATGA
- a CDS encoding recombinase family protein, translating into MKIGYIRVSSKDQNEDRQLSKLKSLDIEERFIFIDKASGKNFNRPQYQAMKQVIRKGDLIYIDALDRLGRDYDGIIREWRHITRELKADIVILENKTLFDSRKFKSMGDMGKLMEDQFLSLLSYVAEQERKKIRKRQAEGIAIAKANGKQFGRPKIGLDTLSTEQRKILHENYGKWKNKIITGVEFMQMLGLKKTTFYKIINKYQPQNVS; encoded by the coding sequence ATGAAAATAGGATACATAAGAGTAAGCAGTAAAGACCAAAATGAAGATAGGCAATTGAGCAAACTGAAATCTTTAGACATAGAGGAAAGATTCATCTTTATAGACAAAGCAAGTGGCAAGAATTTTAATAGACCACAATATCAAGCAATGAAACAAGTTATAAGAAAAGGTGACTTGATATACATAGATGCATTAGACAGATTAGGAAGAGATTATGACGGTATTATCAGAGAGTGGCGACATATAACAAGAGAACTAAAAGCAGATATTGTAATATTAGAAAATAAAACTTTATTCGATAGCAGAAAGTTCAAATCAATGGGTGATATGGGAAAACTAATGGAAGACCAATTTTTAAGTCTTCTTAGTTATGTAGCTGAGCAAGAAAGGAAAAAGATAAGGAAAAGACAAGCAGAAGGAATTGCAATAGCAAAGGCAAACGGAAAACAGTTTGGTAGACCCAAAATTGGCTTAGATACATTGAGTACAGAACAAAGAAAAATATTACATGAAAACTATGGCAAATGGAAAAATAAAATTATCACAGGTGTTGAATTTATGCAGATGCTAGGGCTGAAAAAAACAACCTTCTACAAGATAATTAATAAATATCAACCACAAAACGTCAGCTAA